In Ictalurus furcatus strain D&B chromosome 23, Billie_1.0, whole genome shotgun sequence, a single window of DNA contains:
- the pign gene encoding GPI ethanolamine phosphate transferase 1, whose amino-acid sequence MNMITFFIVGLLVHVVFFISIFDIYFTSPLVHGMSPQHVPLPSPAKRLVLFVADGLRADSMFTPDINRTSRTPYLRSVIEESGSWGVSHTRVPTESRPGHVALIAGFYEDVSAVAKGWKENPVEFDSVFNESRYTWCWGSPDILPMFAKGASGDHVYTHTYPAAMEDFASKDASKLDTWVFDQVKDFLRSAKENQTLMSQLREDKIVFFLHLLGIDTNGHAHRPMSKEYLDNIGLVDGGVAEIVSVLEEFFGNDERTAYVFTADHGMTNWGSHGASHPSETFTPLVVWGAGVQRAQRTATFQNHDDDDYIRDWGLETYRRIDVNQADIAPLMSSLIGVPIPLNSVGVLPLEYLNNSQHFKAESMYANAVQILEQFKVKMMQKKETTLSFLFTPFQPLTDSKMTEFMSHTRSLIQKGRFDEAIHQCEVLIDQAMQGLSYYHTYDRLFLGCSVVLGFIGWTSYVVLVILKTHASLRKPPASRDTTAARRVGQVFVCVGLLVSLFLFLQASSFTYYIYCLLPVAVWYGVLKEFGILVDLIRSVPSLRLIRCFGYFVLATFGLELLVVSFFYRAMLTLGLIVLALWPVLSGLYRKSKSRSVSWVLSCLCLAVFPLLPVVGREPNTNYVLCAGAITLFASFPYIFSRRHMGLHTKDRWLFIGQMLQVTLCTYVLSSTHSSLQLKQGLPLFNQLVSWISLASSFFVPLLSSTRLFYRLLSILMSLFCVYLLLSTGYEAMFPPVLSWLMFVWIHMEQETVDTHRMSSRNELSRIDFAENIDLSRIRQLSLDDIRRSYFFVFFIIVAFFGTGNIASINSFDPASVYCFLTVFNPFIMGGLLMWKVLIPFIIVMCTFESVQVSTRLSSRSLFLIVLVISDLMALHFFFLVKDYGSWLDIGTSISHYVIVMTMTIFLMLLSVMTHILTSNKLQIGQKVKVHFK is encoded by the exons ATGAACATGATCACATTCTTTATCGTGGGACTTCTGGTCCATGTGGTCTTCTTCATCTCCATATTTGACATCTACTTCACATCACCCTTGGTTCATGGTATGAGTCCTCAACATGTGCCCTTACCCTCGCCCGCCAAGCGCCTGGTGCTCTTCGTGGCAGATGGTCTGAGGGCCGACAGCATGTTTACGCCGGACATCAACCGCACCAGCAGGACGCCCTATTTAAG GAGTGTAATTGAGGAGAGCGGTTCATGGGGAGTGTCACACACACGTGTACCTACAGAATCCCGTCCTGGACACGTGGCGCTTATAGCGGGCTTTTATGAGGATGTCAGTGCTGTGGCTAAAG GCTGGAAGGAGAATCCAGTGGAGTTTGACTCTGTGTTTAATGAAAGTAGGTACACATGGTGTTGGGGAAGTCCTGACATCCTGCCCATGTTCGCTAAAG GAGCGAGTGGAGATCATGTGTACACTCACACTTATCCTGCTGCGATGGAGGACTTCGCCTCAAAGGACGCCTCCAAACTAGATACCTGGGTGTTCGATCAAGTGAAG GACTTCCTCAGATCGGCCAAAGAGAACCAAACTCTCATGTCTCAGTTGCGTGAAGATAAGATagtgttttttcttcatcttctggGAATCGACACCAACGGACACGCCCACCGGCCCATGTCAAA GGAGTATCTGGACAACATTGGCCTGGTTGACGGCGGAGTGGCCGAGATCGTTTCTGTGTTGGAGGAGTTCTTCGGGAACGATGAGAGAACAGCGTACGTTTTCACAGCTGATCACGGCATGACAAACTGGG GGTCGCATGGAGCCAGTCATCCATCAGAGACCTTCACGCCCTTAGTGGTGTGGGGGGCCGGAGTTCAGAGAGCTCAGAGAACCGCCACTTTTCAAAATCATGACGATGACGACTACATCAGAG ACTGGGGGCTGGAGACGTACAGGAGGATTGATGTCAACCAG GCTGATATTGCACCACTCATGTCATCTCTCATCGGGGTTCCCATTCCACTCAACTCTGTG GGTGTCCTGCCACTCGAGTACCTCAATAACAGCCAGCATTTCAAAGCCGAAAGCATGTATGCGAATGCCGTTCAAATCCTGGAGCAGTTCAAG gtgaaaatgatgcagaaaaaggagACCACTTTGTCATTTCTCTTCACGCCATTCCA ACCTCTGACTGATTCAAAAATGACTGAGTTTATGAGTCACACAAGATCACTCATCCAGAAAGGGCGCTTTGATGAAGCT ATTCATCAGTGTGAGGTTCTGATAGATCAGGCCATGCAGGGATTGTCCTACTACCACACCTATGACCGCCTTTTCCTGGGCTGCAGCGTTGTCTTAGGTTTCATCGGATGGACATCTTATGTGGTTTTGGTCATCCTGAAGACTCATGCCAGCCTGCGCAAACCACCTGCAAGCAGAGACACG ACGGCAGCGAGACGTGTGGGTCAGGTGTTTGTGTGCGTAGGCCTGCTGGTGTCTCTCTTCCTGTTTCTTCAGGCCAGTTCCTTCACCTACTACATCTACTGCCTGCTGCCTGTCGCCGTGTGGTACGGTGTCCTGAAAGA ATTCGGGATCCTTGTCGATCTTATCAGATCGGTTCCTTCCCTGCGTCTGATCAGATGCTTTGGATATTTTGTTCTAGCTACATTTGGGTTAGAGCTACTG GTTGTGAGTTTTTTCTATCGGGCCATGTTGACCCTGGGACTGATAGTGTTGGCACTGTGGCCTGTCCTCTCAGGGCTTTATAGAAAATCCAAG TCCAGGTCAGTGAGCTGGGTGTTGAGCTGCTTGTGCCTGGCAGTGTTTCCTCTATTGCCTGTTGTCGGACGAGAACCCAACACCAACTACGT GTTATGCGCTGGAGCTATAACACTGTTCGCGTCGTTCCCCTACATCTTTTCACGTCGACACATGGGCCTGCATACGAAGGATCGTTGGCTGTTTATTGgccag ATGCTGCAGGTGACGCTGTGCACATACGTGCTTTCGAGCACACACTCCAGTCTGCAACTCAAACAAGGCCTGCCGCTCTTCAATCAGCTCGTCAGCTGGATCTCTCTGG CGTCGTCGTTTTTTGTGCCGCTGCTGAGTTCTACGCGACTCTTCTACAGACTGCTGAGTATTCTCATGTCCCTCTTCTGTGTGTACCTTCTCCTCAGCACCGG GTACGAGGCCATGTTTCCTCCCGTACTGTCATGGCTGATGTTTGTGTGGATCCACATGGAGCAGGAAACCGTGGACACGCACagaatgtccagcagaaatgag CTCTCACGCATTGATTTTGCTGAAAATATCGACTTATCCAGAATCAGGCAGCTGAGTTTGGACGATATCAGAAGATCGTACTTCTTT GTATTCTTCATAATCGTTGCATTCTTCGGCACAGGAAACATTGCCTCCATCAACAG tTTTGACCCAGCTTCTGTCTACTGCTTTCTAACGGTCTTTAATCCTTTTATCATGGGTGGACTTTTAATGTGGAAG gtCCTGATTCCATTCATAATAGTAATGTGCACATTTGAAAGTGTTCAAGTGTCAACACGGCTTTCGTCACGAAG CCTTTTCCTCATCGTGCTGGTCATCTCTGATTTGATGGCACTG cacttcttcttcttggtgAAAGACTACGGAAGCTGGCTTGATATCGGCACAAG CATTAGTCACTACGTCATTGTCATGACCATGACCATCTTCCTGATGCTGCTGAGTGTGATGACGCACATCCTGACCTCGAATAAACTCCAGATTGGACAAAAAGTGAAGGTGCACTTTAAGTGA
- the LOC128599456 gene encoding probable G-protein coupled receptor 141 isoform X2 has protein sequence MMFYFLCSGTTNQTMTMAHKIALINIYTLVLVVGSIGVILMIGVLKSNMRSWTTVAFFNLVLVHCFFLVTIPFRIYYYVTNYWDLTPFFCKVVSSMIHIHMHVVFVIYVIILTIHFFHYFKKIEQMEFYRSIHAMAFSVSIWSVVIIVGPVTLYHYGKHMNGNENKCFHFGGELKEGPVLGCNIFLSVCTVILSCVMSCMLALILYLMIKKHGASSWAQQEFWAQMKNVSLVLIILCCLVPYHLYRLYYMTNISALQNENEVFLAITSLTCFDMMLVFAGKGICHRCWG, from the coding sequence atgatgttttatttcctcTGTTCAGGAACCACAAATCAAACTATGACGATGGCCCACAAAATCGCCCTGATCAACATCTACACCCTGGTGCTCGTGGTGGGAAGTATCGGCGTGATCCTAATGATCGGTGTGCTAAAATCAAACATGCGCTCATGGACCACCGTCGCCTTTTTCAACCTGGTCTTGGTCCACTGCTTCTTCTTGGTCACCATCCCTTTCCGCATCTACTACTATGTGACGAACTACTGGGACCTGACTCCTTTTTTCTGTAAAGTGGTCAGCAGCATGATCCACATTCACATGCATGTGGTCTTTGTCATCTACGTCATCATCCTCaccattcatttctttcattactttaaaaaaattgagCAAATGGAGTTCTATCGGAGTATCCATGCCATGGCGTTCAGCGTCAGCATATGGTCCGTCGTGATCATTGTCGGTCCTGTGACCTTATATCATTATGGGAAGCACATGAATGGCAACGAGAACAAATGCTTCCACTTTGGTGGAGAGCTCAAAGAAGGACCAGTGTTAGGGTGTAACATTTTTTTGTCGGTTTGTACAGTCATTTTGTCGTGCGTCATGAGCTGTATGCTCGCACTCATTCTCTACTTGATGATCAAAAAGCATGGTGCGTCTTCATGGGCTCAGCAGGAGTTCTGGGCTCAGATGAAGAACGTCAGCCTCGTGCTCATCATCCTCTGCTGCCTGGTGCCATATCACCTGTATCGGCTGTACTATATGACCAATATTTCTGCGCTACAGAATGAAAACGAGGTGTTTCTTGCCATCACGTCCCTTACCTGCTTCGACATGATGCTTGTTTTTGCAGGGAAGGGAATATGCCATAGGTGCTGGGGTTGA
- the LOC128599456 gene encoding probable G-protein coupled receptor 141 isoform X1, with product MGGLRHQHYALLPLALSIQSSFCSNGTTNQTMTMAHKIALINIYTLVLVVGSIGVILMIGVLKSNMRSWTTVAFFNLVLVHCFFLVTIPFRIYYYVTNYWDLTPFFCKVVSSMIHIHMHVVFVIYVIILTIHFFHYFKKIEQMEFYRSIHAMAFSVSIWSVVIIVGPVTLYHYGKHMNGNENKCFHFGGELKEGPVLGCNIFLSVCTVILSCVMSCMLALILYLMIKKHGASSWAQQEFWAQMKNVSLVLIILCCLVPYHLYRLYYMTNISALQNENEVFLAITSLTCFDMMLVFAGKGICHRCWG from the exons ATGGGGGGACTGAGACACCAGCACTATGCTCTACTTCCTCTAGCACTGTCTATACAATCCAGCTTCTGCTCTAATG GAACCACAAATCAAACTATGACGATGGCCCACAAAATCGCCCTGATCAACATCTACACCCTGGTGCTCGTGGTGGGAAGTATCGGCGTGATCCTAATGATCGGTGTGCTAAAATCAAACATGCGCTCATGGACCACCGTCGCCTTTTTCAACCTGGTCTTGGTCCACTGCTTCTTCTTGGTCACCATCCCTTTCCGCATCTACTACTATGTGACGAACTACTGGGACCTGACTCCTTTTTTCTGTAAAGTGGTCAGCAGCATGATCCACATTCACATGCATGTGGTCTTTGTCATCTACGTCATCATCCTCaccattcatttctttcattactttaaaaaaattgagCAAATGGAGTTCTATCGGAGTATCCATGCCATGGCGTTCAGCGTCAGCATATGGTCCGTCGTGATCATTGTCGGTCCTGTGACCTTATATCATTATGGGAAGCACATGAATGGCAACGAGAACAAATGCTTCCACTTTGGTGGAGAGCTCAAAGAAGGACCAGTGTTAGGGTGTAACATTTTTTTGTCGGTTTGTACAGTCATTTTGTCGTGCGTCATGAGCTGTATGCTCGCACTCATTCTCTACTTGATGATCAAAAAGCATGGTGCGTCTTCATGGGCTCAGCAGGAGTTCTGGGCTCAGATGAAGAACGTCAGCCTCGTGCTCATCATCCTCTGCTGCCTGGTGCCATATCACCTGTATCGGCTGTACTATATGACCAATATTTCTGCGCTACAGAATGAAAACGAGGTGTTTCTTGCCATCACGTCCCTTACCTGCTTCGACATGATGCTTGTTTTTGCAGGGAAGGGAATATGCCATAGGTGCTGGGGTTGA